The following proteins are encoded in a genomic region of Aliiroseovarius sp. F47248L:
- a CDS encoding dihydrofolate reductase family protein: MRKIIYDVAVSLDGFIAAPGGDASAFPGEGDHIAPYFDRLAGYGTVIMGRHTYEYGYGFGLEPGARAYPHMDHHIFSTSINLPDNADITIVRSDWLSYLSKLRSATGMPIYLCGGGQFAGWVLQQGLIDELIIKAAPITLGAGIPLFSDALLTTHWQTKAVTPYSNGVTLLELTR, translated from the coding sequence ATGCGTAAAATCATTTATGATGTTGCCGTCAGCCTTGACGGTTTTATTGCAGCCCCCGGCGGAGATGCTTCGGCCTTCCCCGGCGAAGGCGATCACATTGCCCCCTACTTTGACAGGCTGGCCGGTTATGGCACCGTGATCATGGGGCGACACACCTATGAATACGGATATGGCTTCGGACTTGAACCCGGTGCACGTGCATATCCTCATATGGATCACCACATCTTTTCAACGTCAATCAATCTGCCCGACAACGCTGACATAACGATCGTGCGGTCTGACTGGCTGTCTTATCTATCCAAACTGCGCAGTGCGACGGGTATGCCGATCTATCTGTGCGGCGGTGGGCAGTTTGCTGGCTGGGTGCTTCAACAGGGATTGATCGACGAACTGATTATTAAGGCGGCGCCGATCACATTGGGCGCGGGCATACCGCTGTTCTCTGACGCGCTTTTAACAACACATTGGCAGACCAAAGCGGTGACACCATATTCCAACGGCGTCACTTTGCTGGAACTCACACGTTAG